A genomic segment from Pangasianodon hypophthalmus isolate fPanHyp1 chromosome 25, fPanHyp1.pri, whole genome shotgun sequence encodes:
- the terb2 gene encoding telomere repeats-binding bouquet formation protein 2 isoform X2 — MFKNKTAWFSESVKRDIPRFWVSQGGFISDWKTADYLFSDDASCPDTKRIHVSDEYVTDRATVFHSAYLSNCWLRWSTKSVPLGHYLLPPVSVQREVKARIGRFIWEQDEMLGVTTPHGNKGTEQILNIQRDAKGSQSEKGKTRLENCMNTSPSRDESVCCEAQLYPVNNMVSGYVHIDQLKKFSGELHDFLPSHSGYSVSRSYIRSLPYQHKEGH; from the exons atgtttaaaaacaaaacagcttggTTCTCAGAGAGTGTAAAGAGAGACATTCCCAGGTTTTGGG TATCTCAGGGCGGTTTTATCTCTGACTGGAAAACAGCTGATTACCTTTTCAGCGACGACGCCTCCTGTCCTGACACGAAAAG GATCCATGTGAGTGATGAGTATGTGACGGACAGAGCCACGGTATTTCACAGCGCCTACCTGTCCAATTGTTGGCTGCGGTGGAGCACCAAATCTGTGCCGCTTGGTCATTATCTGCTGCCTCCTGTTTCTGTACAGAGAG AGGTGAAAGCCAGGATTGGAAGGTTTATATGGGAGCAGGATGAGATGCTAGGAGTGACT ACGCCACATGGAAATAAAGGCACTGAGCAGATTTTGAACATTCAGCGTGATGCTAAAGGAAGTCAGTCAGAGAAAGGAAAGACAAG GCTGGAGAACTGCATGAACACCTCTCCATCAAGAGATGAATCAGTGTGTTGTGAGGCGCAGCTCTATCCTGTAAACAATATGGTTTCAG GTTATGTCCATATTGACCAGCTAAAGAAGTTCTCAGGAGAGCTGCATGACTTCCTTCCGTCTCACTCGGGTTATTCAGTCTCTAGATCTTACATCAGAAGTCTTCCTTATCAACATAAAGAGGGACACTGA
- the terb2 gene encoding telomere repeats-binding bouquet formation protein 2 isoform X1 — MFKNKTAWFSESVKRDIPRFWVSQGGFISDWKTADYLFSDDASCPDTKSKCFILVRAVDPEPTPGTLVARIHVSDEYVTDRATVFHSAYLSNCWLRWSTKSVPLGHYLLPPVSVQREVKARIGRFIWEQDEMLGVTTPHGNKGTEQILNIQRDAKGSQSEKGKTRLENCMNTSPSRDESVCCEAQLYPVNNMVSGYVHIDQLKKFSGELHDFLPSHSGYSVSRSYIRSLPYQHKEGH; from the exons atgtttaaaaacaaaacagcttggTTCTCAGAGAGTGTAAAGAGAGACATTCCCAGGTTTTGGG TATCTCAGGGCGGTTTTATCTCTGACTGGAAAACAGCTGATTACCTTTTCAGCGACGACGCCTCCTGTCCTGACACGAAAAG taagtgctttatcctggtcagggcggtggatccggagccgaCCCCGGGAACACTGGTTGCAAG GATCCATGTGAGTGATGAGTATGTGACGGACAGAGCCACGGTATTTCACAGCGCCTACCTGTCCAATTGTTGGCTGCGGTGGAGCACCAAATCTGTGCCGCTTGGTCATTATCTGCTGCCTCCTGTTTCTGTACAGAGAG AGGTGAAAGCCAGGATTGGAAGGTTTATATGGGAGCAGGATGAGATGCTAGGAGTGACT ACGCCACATGGAAATAAAGGCACTGAGCAGATTTTGAACATTCAGCGTGATGCTAAAGGAAGTCAGTCAGAGAAAGGAAAGACAAG GCTGGAGAACTGCATGAACACCTCTCCATCAAGAGATGAATCAGTGTGTTGTGAGGCGCAGCTCTATCCTGTAAACAATATGGTTTCAG GTTATGTCCATATTGACCAGCTAAAGAAGTTCTCAGGAGAGCTGCATGACTTCCTTCCGTCTCACTCGGGTTATTCAGTCTCTAGATCTTACATCAGAAGTCTTCCTTATCAACATAAAGAGGGACACTGA
- the terb2 gene encoding telomere repeats-binding bouquet formation protein 2 isoform X3: MWKLRWLMNVIISQLYLINWKLSVYSWRPKQIHVSDEYVTDRATVFHSAYLSNCWLRWSTKSVPLGHYLLPPVSVQREVKARIGRFIWEQDEMLGVTTPHGNKGTEQILNIQRDAKGSQSEKGKTRLENCMNTSPSRDESVCCEAQLYPVNNMVSGYVHIDQLKKFSGELHDFLPSHSGYSVSRSYIRSLPYQHKEGH, from the exons ATGTGGAAACTCAGATGGCTGATGAATGTCATTATTAGCCAgttgtacctaataaactggaaaCTGAGTGTATATTCATGGAGGCCTAAGCA GATCCATGTGAGTGATGAGTATGTGACGGACAGAGCCACGGTATTTCACAGCGCCTACCTGTCCAATTGTTGGCTGCGGTGGAGCACCAAATCTGTGCCGCTTGGTCATTATCTGCTGCCTCCTGTTTCTGTACAGAGAG AGGTGAAAGCCAGGATTGGAAGGTTTATATGGGAGCAGGATGAGATGCTAGGAGTGACT ACGCCACATGGAAATAAAGGCACTGAGCAGATTTTGAACATTCAGCGTGATGCTAAAGGAAGTCAGTCAGAGAAAGGAAAGACAAG GCTGGAGAACTGCATGAACACCTCTCCATCAAGAGATGAATCAGTGTGTTGTGAGGCGCAGCTCTATCCTGTAAACAATATGGTTTCAG GTTATGTCCATATTGACCAGCTAAAGAAGTTCTCAGGAGAGCTGCATGACTTCCTTCCGTCTCACTCGGGTTATTCAGTCTCTAGATCTTACATCAGAAGTCTTCCTTATCAACATAAAGAGGGACACTGA
- the cnep1r1 gene encoding nuclear envelope phosphatase-regulatory subunit 1: MNSLEQAEDLKAFERRLTEYVSCLQPATGRWRMILIVVSVCTATGAWNWLIDPDTQKVSFFSSLWNHPFFTISCITLIGLFFAGIHKRVVAPSIIAARCRTVLAEYNMSCDDTGKLILKPRPHIQ; this comes from the exons ATCTGAAGGCTTTCGAGAGGAGACTAACGGAGTATGTATCCTGTCTGCAGCCAGCTACAGGCCGGTGGCGAA tGATTTTGATCGTGGTGTCAGTTTGCACAGCGACCGGAGCTTGGAACTGGTTAATAGACCCAGACACTCAAAAG GTGTCCTTCTTTTCGTCTTTATGGAATCATCCGTTTTTCACCATCAGCTGCATCACTCTCATCGGCTTGTTCTTCGCTGGAATACACAAACGCGTCGTCGCACCATCGAT TATTGCTGCACGCTGCCGGACAGTGCTAGCAGAATACAACATGTCGTGTGATGAT ACGGGGAAACTTATCCTTAAGCCACGGCCTCACATCCAGTAG